In Candidatus Binataceae bacterium, the following proteins share a genomic window:
- a CDS encoding alpha/beta hydrolase, producing the protein MHQTVRIPTLEIAYEASGPPNGTPVVLLHGWPSDPHDYDGVAPAAAAAGCRVLVPWLRGFGPTKFLDPATPRSGQQAALGADLRDFLDALAIDRAILCGYDWGGRAACIVAALWPERVRALVSMTGYNLQNIPASGRPAPADFEHRLWYQWYFQTERGRTGLERNRRDVSKLLWRLWSPNWRFDDTTFEATATSFDNPDFVAVTIQSYRHRYANAPGDPALEEIETRLSAQPTIAAPTIVLHGAEDGVAPPQTSEHHARYFTGNYERRVIPVAGHFISREAPAAVVQAIQDLL; encoded by the coding sequence ATGCATCAGACTGTTCGCATACCGACGCTCGAAATCGCATACGAGGCGAGCGGTCCGCCAAATGGCACGCCTGTGGTGCTGCTTCACGGCTGGCCGTCCGATCCGCACGACTACGATGGCGTCGCACCGGCGGCCGCGGCCGCGGGATGCCGCGTGCTGGTACCCTGGCTGCGCGGATTCGGTCCGACGAAATTTCTCGATCCCGCCACGCCGCGCTCGGGCCAGCAGGCCGCGCTGGGCGCCGATTTGCGCGACTTCCTCGATGCGCTCGCGATCGATCGCGCGATCCTGTGCGGCTACGACTGGGGCGGACGTGCGGCATGTATCGTCGCGGCGCTGTGGCCCGAGCGCGTGCGCGCGCTGGTTTCGATGACTGGCTATAATTTGCAGAATATCCCTGCATCGGGACGGCCTGCGCCCGCCGACTTCGAGCATCGGCTCTGGTACCAATGGTACTTCCAGACCGAGCGCGGACGCACCGGCCTCGAGCGCAACCGGCGCGATGTCTCAAAGCTGCTGTGGCGGCTATGGTCGCCGAACTGGCGCTTCGATGACACGACGTTTGAGGCAACGGCAACTAGTTTCGACAATCCCGATTTCGTTGCGGTAACGATCCAGTCGTATCGGCATCGTTATGCGAATGCGCCGGGCGATCCCGCGCTCGAGGAAATCGAGACGCGGCTTTCGGCGCAGCCCACGATCGCCGCACCGACGATCGTGCTGCACGGCGCCGAAGACGGTGTCGCACCGCCCCAGACCTCCGAGCATCACGCGCGCTATTTCACCGGCAACTACGAGCGCCGCGTGATCCCAGTCGCGGGCCACTTCATCTCGCGCGAAGCCCCCGCGGCCGTCGTCCAGGCAATCCAGGATCTGCTCTGA
- a CDS encoding TetR/AcrR family transcriptional regulator, translated as MGAAINPPPQTDGRIARSQRTRVAVVDALLELLNEGDLQPTAQRIAQRANVSLRLVFHHFEDLETIYTEVQRRQIERTAPMFLPAISPTAPLNKRVTELVAQRTRILEFISPVRRHAVLRAPFAPTIANLLAGAREMARDQIAEVFERELIAMPAAERRDVLNALAVAMSWESWEFMRRQQGQSEADARRVMERTIRALLAKRS; from the coding sequence ATGGGTGCCGCGATAAATCCTCCTCCTCAGACCGACGGCCGGATCGCGCGCAGCCAGCGCACGCGCGTGGCGGTCGTCGATGCTCTGCTTGAACTCCTAAACGAAGGCGACCTGCAGCCGACCGCGCAGCGTATCGCGCAGCGCGCGAACGTCTCGCTGCGATTGGTTTTTCATCATTTCGAGGATCTCGAAACGATCTACACCGAGGTGCAGCGGCGGCAAATCGAACGCACTGCGCCGATGTTCCTTCCTGCGATCTCGCCCACTGCGCCGCTGAACAAGCGGGTCACCGAGCTTGTCGCGCAGCGCACGCGGATCCTCGAATTCATTTCGCCGGTGCGGCGGCACGCCGTATTGCGCGCGCCTTTTGCGCCGACGATTGCCAATCTGCTCGCAGGGGCGCGTGAGATGGCGCGCGATCAGATCGCCGAGGTCTTCGAGCGCGAACTGATCGCGATGCCTGCCGCGGAGCGCCGCGATGTGTTGAATGCGCTCGCAGTCGCGATGTCGTGGGAATCGTGGGAGTTCATGCGCCGGCAGCAAGGCCAGTCCGAAGCCGACGCGCGGCGCGTGATGGAACGCACCATCCGCGCGCTGCTCGCCAAACGCTCGTAA
- a CDS encoding CoA transferase, with the protein MIAKKPLDGIRVLDLTRVLAGPFCTMNLADLGAEVIKIEVPGRGDDARGYAPTLPTGDSGYFYSVNRGKRSVTIDLRTTEGAEIFLALVAMSDIVVENFSPTTMDRFGAGFEQLKSANPKIILCSISGFGQTGPMSADPAYDIVAQALGGTMSITGVPGGEPMRCGVSIGDLTAALYGLAGILAALRVRDRDGVAQHVDIAMLDCQVAILEDALARYSVTHKIPGPLGTRHPSITPFQQFKASDGYFVAGAGNESIWLRMCDAIGRPELKDDPRFLRNTDRTANHPALEAILAAHFAPKPRDYWIERLKQAAVPCAAINNLEEVTRNPHLHERNMILRANVPGYDGLIVPGSPIKLRGSTATPDTHAPGLGENTEDVLTRLLGYDNERLSELRQRSII; encoded by the coding sequence ATGATCGCCAAGAAGCCGCTTGACGGCATACGCGTGCTTGATCTGACACGCGTGTTGGCCGGACCGTTCTGCACGATGAACCTCGCCGACCTCGGCGCCGAGGTGATCAAGATCGAAGTGCCGGGCCGCGGCGACGATGCGCGTGGTTACGCGCCCACGCTGCCGACCGGAGACTCCGGATACTTCTACAGCGTCAATCGCGGCAAGCGTAGCGTGACGATAGATCTGCGCACGACCGAGGGCGCGGAAATTTTTCTCGCCCTCGTCGCGATGTCGGATATCGTCGTCGAGAACTTCTCGCCCACGACGATGGATCGCTTCGGCGCCGGCTTCGAACAACTGAAAAGCGCGAATCCGAAGATCATCCTGTGCTCGATTTCCGGTTTCGGGCAGACCGGGCCGATGTCCGCCGATCCCGCCTACGATATCGTCGCGCAGGCGCTCGGCGGGACGATGAGTATCACCGGCGTTCCGGGCGGCGAGCCGATGCGATGCGGCGTATCGATCGGCGATCTCACCGCCGCGCTGTACGGACTCGCGGGAATCCTCGCGGCGCTGCGCGTGCGGGATCGCGACGGTGTTGCGCAGCACGTCGATATCGCGATGCTCGATTGCCAGGTCGCGATCCTCGAAGATGCGCTCGCACGCTACTCGGTGACGCACAAAATACCCGGGCCGCTCGGCACTCGGCATCCCTCGATCACGCCGTTTCAGCAGTTTAAGGCGTCCGACGGATACTTCGTCGCGGGCGCGGGCAACGAATCGATCTGGCTGCGCATGTGCGACGCGATCGGGCGGCCGGAATTGAAAGACGATCCACGCTTTCTGCGTAACACCGATCGCACCGCAAACCATCCGGCGCTGGAAGCAATTCTCGCCGCGCACTTCGCACCCAAACCTCGCGATTACTGGATCGAACGTCTCAAACAAGCGGCGGTCCCGTGCGCGGCGATCAATAATTTGGAGGAGGTCACGCGCAATCCGCATCTGCACGAACGCAACATGATCCTGCGCGCCAACGTTCCCGGTTACGACGGCCTGATCGTGCCGGGCTCGCCAATCAAACTGCGCGGCTCGACAGCGACGCCCGATACGCACGCCCCCGGGCTCGGCGAGAATACCGAGGATGTGCTCACGCGCCTTCTCGGCTACGACAATGAACGTCTTTCGGAACTCCGGCAGCGTAGTATCATATGA
- a CDS encoding CoA pyrophosphatase, producing MSTASEFNQHLERISQALGRVEVPPREALANNRNAAAVLVPLFEREGEMHVVYIRRSDHVESHRGQVAFPGGRVDPVDRTLLDAALREAHEEVGIPPREVQVLGAFPTQHTTATGITVAPFVGAIPATLALTPEPKEVAEIFHVPLSALRSPTYRGEYEWKINGTARQFPAILYGGQTIWGLTLRITMNLLEILDQQ from the coding sequence ATGAGCACGGCATCCGAATTCAACCAGCACCTCGAGCGCATCAGCCAGGCGCTGGGCCGCGTCGAGGTGCCGCCGCGCGAGGCCCTCGCCAATAATCGCAACGCCGCCGCGGTGCTGGTGCCGCTCTTCGAGCGCGAAGGCGAGATGCACGTCGTCTATATCCGGCGCTCCGATCACGTCGAGAGCCATCGCGGGCAGGTCGCGTTTCCGGGCGGTCGCGTCGATCCCGTCGATCGCACTCTGCTCGATGCGGCGCTGCGCGAGGCGCACGAGGAAGTCGGTATCCCGCCGCGCGAGGTGCAAGTGCTGGGCGCGTTTCCGACGCAGCATACGACGGCGACCGGGATCACTGTCGCGCCGTTCGTCGGCGCGATTCCCGCCACGCTCGCGCTTACGCCCGAGCCCAAGGAAGTTGCGGAAATTTTCCACGTGCCGCTGAGCGCATTGCGCAGCCCGACCTACCGCGGCGAGTACGAATGGAAAATCAATGGCACGGCGCGCCAGTTTCCAGCGATCCTCTACGGCGGTCAGACGATCTGGGGACTGACGCTGCGCATCACGATGAACCTGCTCGAAATCCTCGATCAGCAGTGA
- a CDS encoding glutathione S-transferase N-terminal domain-containing protein: MKQLKLVGAFGSPYSRKMRAVLRYRRIPFTWIMRGSKDDVEIPAVPVALIPVIVFPGEGGKPDAAMVDSTFQIKRLEKEFTERSLVPRDPALAFLQELIEDYGDEWLTKPMFHYRWKYAADIHKASHILPLDRDFNLSPEAIQKSSRYIADRQIERLRFVGSNDLTTPVIEDSYRRLLALLDAHLVAGHRYLMGARPGVGDFGLFGQLTQLTQFDPTPAAIAITAAPRVVSWVSNLEDQHSLEVEDSGWMSRAQATDALRGFFVEIGRVYAPFLLANARALRAKAEKVECEIDGRPWVQQPFPYQGKCLGWLCEARAALDYSDRRFVDSVLDGTGAEKIFSESI; the protein is encoded by the coding sequence ATGAAGCAGCTCAAACTGGTCGGCGCTTTCGGCTCGCCATACTCGCGCAAGATGCGCGCGGTGCTGCGCTATCGGCGTATCCCGTTCACCTGGATCATGCGCGGATCGAAGGACGATGTGGAAATTCCCGCGGTCCCCGTCGCGCTTATCCCGGTGATCGTTTTCCCCGGCGAAGGCGGCAAGCCCGACGCGGCAATGGTCGATTCGACGTTCCAGATCAAACGCCTCGAAAAGGAGTTCACCGAGCGCTCGCTGGTGCCGCGCGATCCGGCGCTCGCATTTCTCCAGGAGTTAATCGAAGACTACGGCGACGAATGGTTGACCAAGCCGATGTTCCATTATCGCTGGAAATACGCGGCTGACATCCACAAGGCGTCGCATATCCTGCCGCTCGATCGGGACTTCAACCTGAGTCCGGAAGCGATCCAGAAATCGTCGCGCTATATCGCCGATCGTCAAATCGAGCGCCTGCGCTTCGTCGGCTCCAACGATTTGACGACGCCGGTGATCGAGGACAGCTACCGGCGGCTGCTGGCACTGCTCGATGCGCACCTCGTCGCGGGTCATCGCTACCTGATGGGGGCGCGGCCGGGCGTCGGCGACTTCGGTCTTTTCGGACAGCTCACGCAGCTCACGCAATTCGATCCGACGCCGGCGGCGATCGCGATCACCGCTGCGCCGCGCGTCGTGTCGTGGGTCTCGAATCTCGAAGATCAACATTCGCTCGAGGTCGAGGATTCAGGCTGGATGAGCCGCGCGCAGGCCACTGATGCGCTGCGCGGGTTCTTCGTCGAGATCGGCCGCGTGTACGCGCCGTTCCTGCTCGCCAACGCGCGCGCATTGCGCGCCAAGGCGGAGAAGGTCGAATGTGAGATCGACGGCCGCCCGTGGGTGCAGCAGCCGTTTCCATACCAGGGCAAATGTCTCGGATGGCTGTGCGAGGCGCGCGCCGCGCTCGACTATAGCGATCGCAGGTTCGTCGACTCGGTCCTCGATGGTACAGGCGCCGAAAAGATCTTCAGCGAATCGATCTAG
- the thiI gene encoding tRNA uracil 4-sulfurtransferase ThiI, translated as MRFLIGRYHEIALKGRNQWRFVNQVKTNARHIFADYRLGKMRSVGPRLIVPLPDELSDEAAIARARLVFGLQNFSLSYPVEREIDAISREAIARARNFSPRSFCVRTKREDKQFPMTSPEIDREVGGAIVDALGFKVDLHDPELTISIEIMKEAAYVSAGKLPGPGGLPVGVAGRGLALLSGGIDSPVAAYRMMKRGLWLNYVHFHGQPLVSAASQEKAIELGAHLVRYQGQATLILVPFGILQREIVAHTLRPLRVVLYRRFMMRIASALAARINATVLVTGESLGQVASQTLENMAVIENAASLPILRPLVGMDKNEIIDQARALGTFETSILPDQDCCTLFVPAHPETHARLAEVEAAESHFDIARMVGDAVAATEVVRLSFPPRPQDATATATERQY; from the coding sequence ATGCGTTTTCTGATCGGCAGATATCACGAGATTGCGCTCAAGGGCCGCAACCAGTGGCGCTTCGTGAACCAGGTCAAGACCAACGCGCGGCACATCTTCGCCGACTATCGCCTCGGCAAGATGCGCAGCGTCGGCCCGCGGCTCATCGTGCCGCTGCCCGACGAGCTGAGCGATGAAGCCGCGATCGCGCGGGCACGGCTGGTCTTCGGCTTGCAAAATTTTTCGCTCTCCTACCCGGTCGAACGCGAGATCGACGCGATCTCGCGCGAGGCGATCGCACGTGCGCGCAACTTCTCGCCGCGCTCGTTCTGCGTGCGCACCAAGCGCGAAGACAAGCAGTTTCCGATGACTTCGCCCGAGATCGATCGCGAGGTCGGCGGCGCCATCGTCGATGCGCTCGGCTTCAAGGTCGATCTGCACGATCCCGAGCTGACAATTTCGATCGAGATCATGAAAGAGGCGGCCTACGTTTCAGCGGGCAAGCTGCCCGGCCCGGGCGGATTGCCGGTCGGGGTCGCGGGCCGCGGGCTGGCGCTGCTCTCGGGCGGAATCGATTCGCCCGTCGCGGCATATCGGATGATGAAGCGCGGGCTGTGGCTCAACTATGTGCACTTCCATGGCCAGCCGCTGGTCTCCGCCGCGAGCCAGGAAAAAGCGATCGAGCTGGGAGCGCATCTCGTGCGTTACCAGGGGCAGGCGACGCTGATTCTCGTGCCCTTCGGAATCCTGCAGCGCGAGATCGTAGCGCACACGCTGCGTCCGTTGCGCGTCGTGCTCTATCGCCGCTTCATGATGCGAATCGCGAGTGCGCTCGCAGCGCGTATCAACGCGACCGTGCTCGTCACGGGTGAGAGCCTCGGCCAGGTCGCGTCGCAGACGCTCGAGAACATGGCGGTGATCGAAAACGCCGCGTCGCTCCCGATCCTGCGCCCGCTGGTCGGGATGGACAAGAACGAGATCATCGACCAGGCGCGCGCGCTCGGCACCTTCGAGACTTCAATTCTGCCCGACCAGGATTGCTGCACACTGTTCGTACCGGCCCATCCCGAGACTCACGCGCGGCTCGCCGAAGTCGAAGCGGCGGAGTCGCATTTCGATATTGCGAGGATGGTCGGCGACGCGGTGGCCGCGACCGAAGTGGTGCGGCTCTCGTTTCCGCCGCGCCCGCAGGACGCTACGGCCACAGCCACAGAACGGCAGTATTGA
- a CDS encoding sulfatase-like hydrolase/transferase → MGRNILFITTDQQRFDSLGCNGGKIAKTPVIDGLAANGINYRRAHNQNTVCMPARATMITGQYVRTHGVFANGIALPPDAPSIAGWLHEKAGYRTALLGKAHFEPAFDMQGRWFENTMARKDSTGPYRGFERMELAMHAPLNGWHYSLWLLNNYPNEIGGFAPLLSALAGGDTGAPEVKYNPIPREHYHTDWVADRTIAFLDSLDPNENWFVWMSFPDPHHPWDPPEKEARRINWRDLDLPEGYPGSREKIEKILAQKPRHWLDWYEGRYRNFEGGPVAFIPKSLTEDQIREVNAMTHVENELIDQACGRVLKRVAERGWETNTDVIFTTDHGELQGDFGLLYKGPYHVDALMRLPMIWRPASAAKVAPAIVDEPVGQLDLAPTFCAIAGAPIPEWVQGKMLPTAPGSGRERVITEWDSQFKQVGMHLRSICRDGWVCTVYEKSTTDIGYDLAQVPRMLAGGDFPQPEIRYDGTEGELYNLAEDPKQWRNLWSDPGYQKVKSDLIADLYDNLPKPRSPMLPVEAPA, encoded by the coding sequence ATGGGCCGCAATATTCTTTTTATCACCACCGATCAGCAGCGCTTTGATTCGCTCGGATGCAACGGCGGCAAGATCGCGAAGACGCCGGTAATCGATGGGCTCGCCGCCAACGGGATCAACTATCGCCGCGCCCACAACCAGAACACGGTCTGCATGCCGGCGCGCGCGACGATGATCACGGGACAGTACGTGCGCACACACGGCGTGTTTGCCAACGGAATCGCGCTGCCGCCCGACGCACCAAGTATCGCGGGCTGGCTTCATGAAAAGGCCGGCTATCGCACCGCGCTGCTCGGCAAGGCCCATTTCGAGCCGGCGTTCGACATGCAGGGCCGATGGTTCGAGAACACGATGGCGCGTAAGGATTCGACCGGACCGTATCGCGGCTTCGAGCGCATGGAACTCGCGATGCACGCGCCGCTCAACGGATGGCATTACTCGCTGTGGCTGCTCAACAACTATCCGAATGAGATCGGCGGCTTTGCTCCGTTGCTCAGCGCGCTTGCGGGCGGCGATACCGGAGCGCCCGAGGTCAAGTACAACCCGATTCCGCGCGAGCACTATCACACCGACTGGGTCGCCGACCGCACGATCGCGTTTCTCGATTCGCTCGATCCGAACGAGAACTGGTTCGTCTGGATGAGCTTCCCCGACCCGCACCATCCGTGGGATCCGCCCGAGAAAGAGGCGCGGCGAATCAACTGGCGCGATCTCGATCTGCCCGAGGGCTATCCCGGTTCGCGCGAGAAGATCGAAAAGATCCTCGCGCAGAAGCCGCGTCATTGGCTCGATTGGTACGAAGGCCGCTATCGCAACTTCGAAGGCGGCCCGGTCGCGTTCATCCCCAAGTCGCTCACCGAGGATCAGATTCGCGAAGTCAACGCGATGACTCATGTCGAGAACGAGCTAATCGATCAGGCCTGCGGGCGCGTGCTGAAACGCGTCGCCGAGCGCGGATGGGAAACCAACACCGACGTTATCTTCACCACCGATCACGGCGAGTTGCAGGGCGACTTCGGCCTGCTCTACAAGGGGCCGTATCATGTCGACGCTCTCATGCGGCTGCCGATGATCTGGCGGCCCGCGTCGGCGGCGAAAGTCGCGCCCGCGATTGTCGATGAGCCCGTCGGCCAGCTCGATCTCGCGCCGACCTTCTGCGCTATCGCCGGCGCGCCGATTCCCGAGTGGGTCCAGGGCAAGATGCTGCCGACTGCGCCGGGCTCGGGGCGTGAGCGCGTCATCACAGAATGGGACAGCCAGTTCAAGCAGGTCGGGATGCATCTGCGGTCGATCTGCCGCGACGGCTGGGTCTGCACCGTGTATGAAAAATCGACCACCGATATCGGCTACGATCTCGCGCAGGTGCCGCGGATGCTGGCGGGCGGCGATTTCCCGCAACCCGAGATTCGCTACGACGGCACCGAGGGTGAGCTCTATAACCTCGCCGAGGATCCGAAGCAGTGGCGTAACCTGTGGAGCGACCCGGGTTATCAGAAAGTCAAGTCCGACCTGATTGCCGACCTCTACGACAACCTGCCCAAGCCGCGCAGCCCGATGCTGCCGGTAGAGGCGCCCGCGTAG
- a CDS encoding GNAT family N-acetyltransferase, whose protein sequence is MQRIKSSAQTAKIKVRAARIADVPALTELYRELHLDDYSYRPPKPAEMLKAYRAIAKNPDHQILVAEAHGKVAGTLHVMIFRHLGHGLKPVAVVENVVVSSAMRSKGVGELMMEAADRIARRNRCYKMSLTTNLKRPRAHQFYERLGWRRTHHGYSMDLKS, encoded by the coding sequence ATGCAGCGAATAAAATCCTCAGCTCAAACTGCGAAGATCAAAGTCCGCGCAGCGCGCATCGCCGATGTGCCCGCGCTGACCGAGCTCTACCGCGAGCTTCATCTCGATGACTACTCGTATCGGCCGCCGAAACCCGCCGAGATGCTGAAGGCGTACCGCGCGATCGCCAAAAATCCCGACCATCAGATTCTCGTCGCCGAGGCGCACGGCAAAGTCGCCGGCACGCTGCACGTGATGATCTTTCGTCATCTCGGGCATGGCCTGAAACCAGTCGCCGTGGTCGAGAATGTTGTCGTATCGAGCGCGATGCGCTCGAAAGGCGTCGGCGAGCTGATGATGGAAGCTGCCGATCGCATCGCGCGGCGCAACCGATGCTACAAGATGTCGCTGACGACGAACCTGAAGCGGCCGCGCGCGCATCAATTCTACGAACGCCTCGGATGGCGCCGCACGCATCACGGCTATTCGATGGACTTGAAGTCTTAG
- a CDS encoding helix-turn-helix domain-containing protein, with protein sequence MARTRPADRIDSMIEAAVATFCEKGYRRTQMADIARRMGVSPGSLYNYVEGKEALFYLALESGLIEPMEEPPELPIRFRGHEPALKRFKELTSLTERLPALQAALNRERAADPRAELEDVTRELYTMIYRIRHLITLVEASFNDLPQLGYLFVDLRNQLVDRLAHYLELRSKAGQFRALANPAATARLIIETIGWFARNRYLDPTHKIDDETAIATVIDFVVHGLMTAPAAHVTKRAHA encoded by the coding sequence ATGGCTCGCACACGACCAGCCGACCGGATCGATTCGATGATCGAAGCGGCGGTAGCCACCTTCTGCGAGAAGGGTTACCGCCGCACCCAGATGGCCGATATCGCGCGGCGCATGGGCGTGTCGCCCGGCTCGCTCTACAATTACGTCGAGGGTAAGGAGGCGCTGTTCTACCTCGCGCTGGAGAGCGGCCTTATCGAGCCGATGGAGGAGCCGCCCGAGCTGCCGATCCGCTTCCGCGGCCATGAGCCTGCTCTCAAACGCTTCAAGGAGCTGACCTCGCTGACCGAGCGTCTGCCTGCTCTCCAGGCGGCGCTGAACCGCGAGCGTGCCGCCGATCCGCGCGCCGAGCTCGAGGACGTGACTCGCGAGCTCTACACCATGATTTATCGGATCCGCCACCTGATAACCCTGGTGGAGGCCTCGTTCAACGATCTGCCGCAGCTCGGTTATCTGTTTGTCGATCTCCGCAATCAACTCGTTGACCGACTCGCGCATTACCTGGAATTGCGAAGCAAGGCTGGCCAGTTTCGCGCGCTGGCGAATCCCGCGGCGACCGCGCGCCTGATTATCGAAACGATCGGATGGTTCGCGCGCAATCGCTATCTCGATCCGACGCACAAAATCGACGACGAAACTGCGATCGCGACGGTGATCGATTTCGTTGTGCACGGTCTCATGACGGCGCCCGCCGCGCACGTCACAAAACGAGCGCACGCCTAG
- a CDS encoding SLC13 family permease has product MTDHHLLTLLIFAITYAVIALGEIPFFRIDRTGAALAGAVAMVISGALSENAAEHAIDVHTLALLLGMMLVVANLRLSGAFALFARAMLARARSGHGMLAMTIAAAGILAAFFINDVVCIAMTPLVIDAAAAAEVDAVPLLLGLATASNIGSAATITGNPQNMIVAGFAHLGYLPFLLHLAPAAIVGLVVNYAVIAIIYRERLTSARLANGVAMRPPRVLRPLMIKSSLVALAVLAMFMLGYPTHLVALAAGAFLLFSRRIKPARIYALVDWTMLAMFTGLFVVVAGLESTGFAPAMLKLVGAQRLTNPIALTAVVAVLSNLVSNVPAVLLFRPLYPMLGGSRTVALLIASASSYAGNLTVVGSIANLIVIEQAHRRGVQISFRDYLRVGVPITIATLAINTAVLWLWP; this is encoded by the coding sequence ATGACCGACCACCACCTCCTGACGCTCCTCATCTTCGCGATCACCTACGCGGTTATCGCTCTTGGCGAAATTCCGTTCTTCAGGATCGATCGCACCGGCGCGGCGCTCGCGGGCGCGGTCGCGATGGTCATCTCGGGCGCGCTCAGCGAGAACGCCGCCGAGCACGCGATCGACGTGCACACGCTGGCTCTTCTGCTCGGCATGATGCTCGTGGTTGCGAATCTGAGGCTCTCGGGCGCCTTCGCGCTGTTTGCGCGTGCGATGCTCGCGCGGGCGCGATCGGGTCACGGGATGCTCGCGATGACGATCGCGGCGGCAGGAATCCTCGCCGCGTTCTTCATCAACGATGTCGTCTGCATCGCGATGACGCCGCTGGTGATCGATGCAGCGGCGGCCGCGGAAGTGGATGCCGTGCCGCTCCTGCTCGGCCTCGCGACGGCGAGCAACATTGGCAGCGCGGCGACGATCACGGGCAATCCGCAGAACATGATCGTCGCGGGCTTCGCGCATCTCGGCTACTTGCCCTTTTTATTGCACCTGGCGCCCGCTGCGATTGTGGGCCTCGTCGTGAATTACGCTGTGATTGCGATCATCTATCGCGAGCGGCTGACCTCAGCTCGTCTTGCGAATGGCGTCGCGATGCGGCCGCCGCGCGTGCTGCGTCCGCTGATGATCAAGTCGTCGCTCGTCGCGCTCGCCGTGCTTGCGATGTTCATGCTCGGGTACCCGACGCATCTCGTGGCGCTCGCCGCGGGTGCGTTCCTGCTCTTCTCGCGCCGCATCAAGCCGGCGCGCATCTATGCGCTCGTGGATTGGACGATGCTCGCGATGTTCACGGGCCTCTTCGTCGTGGTCGCGGGACTCGAATCTACAGGATTCGCCCCCGCGATGCTGAAACTGGTTGGCGCGCAGCGCCTTACGAATCCCATCGCGCTCACCGCGGTCGTCGCGGTGCTGTCGAACCTCGTGAGCAACGTGCCGGCGGTGCTCTTGTTCCGGCCGCTCTATCCGATGCTCGGCGGGAGCCGCACCGTCGCGCTTCTAATCGCGAGCGCAAGTAGCTACGCGGGGAACCTCACGGTCGTGGGCTCGATCGCAAACCTGATCGTGATCGAGCAGGCGCACCGTCGCGGCGTGCAGATCAGCTTTCGCGATTACCTGCGCGTCGGCGTGCCGATCACGATCGCGACGCTCGCGATCAATACTGCCGTTCTGTGGCTGTGGCCGTAG
- a CDS encoding class IV adenylate cyclase, with translation MRNLEAKFRLADLDAAAARASKLGYKQRSVLDQCDTFFRVPNGKLKLREEGHRAVLIFYSRDDSGPLKLSSYEIVAISHAEETRAMLAAAMGTIATVIKKRILMKRDHIRFHLDRVEGLGNFGEIEAVIPDGQDPELSRAAVDELLAALQIGPADLIDVSYFEMLLAATR, from the coding sequence ATGAGAAATCTCGAGGCCAAGTTCCGGCTCGCCGATCTCGACGCCGCCGCCGCGCGCGCTTCAAAGCTCGGATACAAGCAGCGCTCGGTCCTCGATCAATGTGACACGTTCTTTCGCGTTCCCAACGGCAAGCTCAAGCTGCGCGAGGAAGGGCATCGCGCGGTACTGATTTTCTACAGCCGCGATGACAGCGGGCCACTGAAGCTCAGCTCCTATGAGATCGTGGCGATTTCGCATGCCGAAGAAACGCGCGCGATGCTCGCAGCGGCAATGGGTACGATCGCGACGGTCATCAAAAAGCGCATCCTGATGAAGCGCGACCACATCCGCTTTCATCTCGACCGCGTCGAAGGCCTCGGCAACTTCGGCGAAATCGAGGCCGTTATCCCCGACGGCCAAGACCCGGAGCTAAGCCGCGCCGCGGTCGACGAGCTGCTCGCGGCGCTCCAGATTGGTCCGGCTGACCTTATCGACGTGTCGTATTTCGAGATGCTGCTCGCAGCGACGCGCTGA